One window of the Passer domesticus isolate bPasDom1 chromosome 14, bPasDom1.hap1, whole genome shotgun sequence genome contains the following:
- the SCAMP2 gene encoding secretory carrier-associated membrane protein 2, whose product MSGFDTNPFADPVDINPFQDPSVTQLTNTSQSGLDEFNPFSESSQRTNAARTTPAAPPSGHSQPAVLQTSVEPTPQAVAAAAQAGLLQQQAELERKAAELEKKERELQSHAASLDPRQNNWPPLPKRCPIKPCFYQDFSADIPADYQRICKMLYYLWMLHSITLLLNLLACLAWFTVDGSRGVDFGLSILWLILFTPCAFLCWYRPIYKAFRSDSSFSFFVFFFVFFCQIAIYIIQAVGIPGWGDSGWIAALSEVHGNVAVVVIMMVVAAFFTLCAVLSLFLLKQVHSLYRRTGASFQRAQEEFSQGILTNRSFQNAAAGAASSAAHSAFRGN is encoded by the exons GACCCCTCGGTGACACAGCTCACAAACACCAGCCAAAGTGGCTTGGATGAATTCAACCCCTTTTCTGAGAGCTCCCAGCGG ACGAATGCAGCGCGGACGACGCCGGCAGCGCCGCCCTCGGGCCACTCacagccagctgtgctgcagacatCCGTGGAGCCCACGCCACAG gccgtggctgcagcagcacaggcagggctgctccagcagcaggcagagctagAGAGGaaggcagctgagctggagaagaaggaaagggaaCTGCAGAGCCACGCAGCCAGCCTCGACC CGAGGCAGAACAACTGGCCTCCTCTCCCCAAGAGGTGTCCCATCAAGCCGTGCTTCTACCAGGATTTCTCTGCAGACATCCCAGCTGACTACCAGCGGATATGCAAGATGCTCTATTACTTGTGGATGT TGCATTCCATCACCCTGCTCCTAAACCTGCTCGCTTGCCTGGCGTGGTTCACAGTGGATGGCAGCAGAGGAGTGGACTTTGGTCTCTCCATTCTGTGGTTAATTTTATTCACCCCTTGTGCCTTTCTCTGTTGGTACCGACCAATTTACAAGGCTTTCAG GTCTGACAGCTCCTTCAGCTTCTTCGTCTTCTTTTTCGTCTTCTTCTGCCAAATAGCAATCTACATCATCCAGGCTGttggaattcctggctggggaGACAG CGGCTGGATCGCGGCGCTGTCGGAGGTGCACGGGAACGTGGCCGTGGTGGTGATCATGATGGTGGTGGCAGCCTTCTTCACGCTCTGCGCCGtcctctccctcttcctcctcaagCAG gtgcATTCCCTGTACCGGCGCACAGGAGCCAGCTTCCAGAGGGCCCAGGAGGAGTTTTCCCAAGGCATCCTCACCAACAGGAGCTTCCAGAAcgcggcggcgggggcagcCTCCTCGGCTGCACACAGTGCTTTCCGCGGCAACTAG